The DNA sequence CACGACCCGAAGAAGGCCGCGCCGTCGTACGTCGCGATGGGGCCCTTGATGGGGCGGCCGGTGTCGAACGTCCACAGCGGCTCGCGGTCGGGGTAGGACCAGCCGTAGAGCGTCCCGTCGTTGGAGCCGACCGTCAGTTTTCCGAGTTCGCGGTCGATGGCGATGGTCGAGTGGGGGTGGTCCGTGGGCCGGCCGTCGGTCCAGACCACCTCGCCCGTGAGCGCGTCGCACGCGGCGAGCGAGCCGTCGGGCGCGCTGTGCTCGACGGCGATGTAGACCAGCCCGTCGTGGTAGCCGGGGCTGGAGCCGATAGCGTCGCCGAGCTGGGTGCGCCAGAGCTGTTCGCCGGACTCCACGTCGAAGGCGTAGAGCGCGCCGTCGTACGCGCCGACGTAGACCAGTCCGTTGGCGATAGTGGGCGTACCGTGGATGCCACGTCGGCTGGGGCTGGTCTCGGCGAGCCAGTCGACGGAGCCGTCGAGCGCGACGGAGCGGACCGCGCCGTCGTCGCCGGGGATGACGTAGTTACCCGCTGGGTCGCGGACGGCACTGGCCTTCGCGGCGGTGTGCTCGCCCGTGTTGACCGCGTCGAGTTCCCACGCGACCTCCACTGTGCTCGGAACCGTTGTCTCGGGCTGGTAGCCCTGCCGTCGGAGGTCGCCACGGAAGGTGGTGAACGCCTCGGCGTCGGCGGGGGCGCGGTCGGCCGCGCCGGGACCGGTGGTGGTGCCGTCGAGCGCGAAGCGGCCGAGCGGGGAGTCGGCGAGTCGGCCGACACAGCCGGCGAGACCGGAGAGAGTAGCAACGCCGGCGACGGAGCCGGTTCGGAGGAACGACCGTCTGGTGGGCATTTTCCGAACGTGGACACCCCGACAGCATAGGGTTTGTGTCGATGGGGAGCCACCCGACTTTTCACGGTCGGCCGTGAATCCCGGCCCATGTCCGAACGCAGTTCCCTGCTCAACGCCGCCATCGGCGGCGTCGTCACCATCGTCACCGCCTTCCTCCCGTTTTCGCCCATCATCGGGGGCGCGACGGCTGGCTATCTCGAACGTACCGACGGCGTCCGCGTCGGCGCGCTGTCGGGTGCCATCGCGGCGGTCCCGCTCGTGCTCGTCGTCCTCGCTGCGGGCTTCCTGTTCGCGTTCGTTCCCGACCCGACGGCTGCGGGTGGGCTGTTCCTGTTCGTGCTCGTCGCCGTCGTGTTAGCGGTACTCTACACCGTCGGTCTCGGCGCGCTCGGGGGTCTCGTCGGCGTCTACCTCGCCGAGGAGTTCGCGTAGGACGGCTCGCCTCGGATATCCTCGCCGCACGGCTCGGAGAAACGAACGCTGAGACGGCCGAGAACACCGCGTCAACGCGCCACACCCCGACACTCGCTTCGACGCTTTTAAGTCCGGCATAACCGTCCCTCGAAGTGAGACAGGCCTCGCCTGTTTCACTGACCCGTAGGAGCAATCCTGCGTACTACGGAGGTGAATAATGGCAGACGATACACTAGTACAAGCAGTCTCTCGCGCACTCGACGAGGCCCCTGAGCGGAACTTCCGCGAAACGGTCGACCTCGCGATCAACCTGCGCGACCTCGACCTCAACGACCCGTCGAAGCGTATCGACGAGGGCGTGGTTCTCCCGGCCGGTACCGGCCAGGACACCCAGATTGTGGTGTTCGCCACAGGCGAAACCGCGCTCCGAGCAGAAGACGTCGCTGACAAAGTTCTCAGCCCCGACGAGCTGGAAGAACTCGGCGACGACTCCGA is a window from the Halogranum gelatinilyticum genome containing:
- a CDS encoding outer membrane protein assembly factor BamB family protein, which encodes MPTRRSFLRTGSVAGVATLSGLAGCVGRLADSPLGRFALDGTTTGPGAADRAPADAEAFTTFRGDLRRQGYQPETTVPSTVEVAWELDAVNTGEHTAAKASAVRDPAGNYVIPGDDGAVRSVALDGSVDWLAETSPSRRGIHGTPTIANGLVYVGAYDGALYAFDVESGEQLWRTQLGDAIGSSPGYHDGLVYIAVEHSAPDGSLAACDALTGEVVWTDGRPTDHPHSTIAIDRELGKLTVGSNDGTLYGWSYPDREPLWTFDTGRPIKGPIATYDGAAFFGSWDESVYRVDLETGKEDWAVATDDLVMGGASVDTDSETVYIGGHDGFLRAFDAASGEEEWHFRTGGYIVGCPTVTRDHVLVGSYDTNLYALDKADGAAVWSVDVAGWVSCDPLVDDGVVFTSRATDETPGKAVRLVGTGE
- a CDS encoding DUF5518 domain-containing protein, with the protein product MSERSSLLNAAIGGVVTIVTAFLPFSPIIGGATAGYLERTDGVRVGALSGAIAAVPLVLVVLAAGFLFAFVPDPTAAGGLFLFVLVAVVLAVLYTVGLGALGGLVGVYLAEEFA